The Elgaria multicarinata webbii isolate HBS135686 ecotype San Diego chromosome 1, rElgMul1.1.pri, whole genome shotgun sequence genome includes the window CTACTAGGACAAAGGCTTTCCTTCCCTCAATGCCATATAAAGCACATCTAAAGACCCAGGGCATCTAAAACAAATTGGCAAATTGAACCCATTTACACCCTCCCAAATTATGCTAAGATGAAGAAAGTCAGgggtccccccttcccccccaactGTATGAGAGCAACTTCTCAGTAGCACAATCACATATCACCAGGGATTGTGAATGAATATCACAAAAAGAGGGCTATGACTGGTGTGGGTCTACTAGAAAGGCACCCAGCAGGTGTGAAAGACCCATGTGTTCAAATGAGGCCACAATTACAATATTCATATGGCTCCCACACTGCTGAAAGTACAAACAGAAAGTTAAGAAGGAAATGTTAACAACTCCCACCAAGCCACCAGTCTCTGCTGCTCTGGGGTTCCTAGCCTCTTGTTTGCAACTTGCCATGTATTTCCACGCTGACTATCTACAGCTTTCTAAGCCTGCTTGTAGAGATACTTTTTAATTAGAGGtgagggattcaacctgtgcaaGCAAACCATGTGTTTTTTCCTtgaaacagtggcctggttcagacaacatgctaaaccatgctgcttaaccacaaaatggtcaatggaatgcatgcattccgttaaccattttgtggtttaagcagcgtggtttagcgtgttgtctgaaccaggcctatgagtCCTTCAGACCCATGCTCAACTTGCTAAAGGTGTGTTGTGACTTCAACAGTagcagagaaagggaaggagataTGAAAAAAattattccttccttcctacaTACAGCAGCTTTAACTACCAGAAATGACTGTTTACAAAGCATTCATGACCAGTAGCAATAACAAGAACAGACACGTTATTTATTATTCTCATATTCATGTCTCCATTCGAAACATACATTAAATACAgtgaaaaatataaaatagagTACAGCAGAAATTCAAACAAGAGACACATTTCATTGGGAAAAAAATTAAGAATTCTACTGAAGTAGAAcaaggcattttaaaaagaagacatgCACCATATTGGACATTATAATAAGATCATTTACACAACAGGAGAGATAATAACATAATAAGTAAATAGTATATTCGTTGCATTATGCCTATTTAAGTGATGGAAGGTAACATTATAAGCACACACAGATACTGGGATACTCTACAGCAGCAAATCCTCTGTTTCTGAGCGAGACTTTTTGGACAATCCACTGATattgcttcctttccttttctgagaaatgttggAATCTTTGGGTAAGTTCATCTTGTTTTGGTGATTCTCTTCATCTGAAATTTCCGAAGTCTGAAATGGCATCAGAGAAAagcaattggggaggggggagaatgagaGATGACTGTTGGTTTCTATGTTCACACTTCAAAGAAGCAATGCTTTCATTCACATCTTGTAGTTGTTCAGGATCCTCCATTTAGAACTTCAGGAGTTGTGCAAACATATTGTTCCTAAAGATACAGACCATCTAAATCTCCCTCCAACCCCCTTACAACATGTTCCTGTCACCCACCCAAGATTCTTCAGGTCTTCCTAATTGTTTTACAGCTTACTATATTCAGTGAACTGACAGACAAGTTTGTGGGGCTGTGGAAAGATTCAATGCCCTTTTACTTCCGTATCACCGGACTACTCTTTGTTCTTGCCATTTGACAATCCTTTTCAAAACTCCTTTAGTACAACATCCATGAAGTTTTGCAAGACATATGATTTGTATAGGCTGTGCACTTATCTTTACCACAGATATACAAATTCTTTTACAGGACACTTAGGGAACAAGCTTTGGACACTGTGAACATATCACCCCGAAAGAGAAATACAAAGTTCTTTCTACAGACAGTCCGAATTCATCCAAATTTGAAATTTACCATGGCAGTCTAAGAAGCGAAAGCCCCTCcactttcatccctttatctGTATTAGTTTAGAAGCAAGAAAGCATAATTACTGAAGAAGCAGTATTATTTAAGCGCCAAATGCCCCCTAGTGTTTCAACTGCATAATCACATACTTTTCATCCGGGTTGAGCACTAGCATATTGTCAATTACTGACTACTACCTCGTGGTGCtttactggaggacaccaaacTATAATTAAAACTGGCATAGAGTAACCTCTGTAGAAATTACTGCTACAACTACTCTCAGCTTGGACTCATCATTGGTGCTGGGCTGAGTTTTTTCTAAGTATCAGCCCCAGCCTTCATTAGAGGGTTGTCTCCAAAGGTAGCAGGAGATACCCCAACATTTTCCTGACTATTCTATTTGCTCCACCACCTTTCAGCCACAGTATATTAAGTGCTGTGTAACATGAATCATATCCTTGCTCCCCTAAATAATGGTCTTTGCCATTTCTTTGCTCCCTCAAACTTGTTTGTCTGGCCTTTGCTCCTACAAATTCTACCTGGTGTTTTGCTTCAGAGATCACACATGCACTAATACACAGATACTGCAGTCACTTTCCTACACTTTCTTGGACCAAGTGGATGACacactgaaacaaaaacaaattcagagttatttatttatttatttatttattacatttttataccgcccaatagccgaagctctctgggcggttcacaaagttagGCCTGGTCTGCACTTTCAGTAGGATTCTAACAAGATTGCATAGAGCAAAGGTGACAGggtggactgtaccatttcaaacTGCAAGTGGCaggattattaattaattaattaattattatcaacatttctatgccaccccatagccaaagctctctgagcaatttacaaaagattaaaacattaaaaatgatatgtCAGctaaaacctaaaaacagatctgggataGATTAGAACTCCGTATggtgctaaatgcctgggaaaagagaagtcttgacctggcgctgaaaagataacaatgttggtgccaggcaagcctcattggggagataataccataactggggggccaccaccagcTTCCcaagcttccctctgagtaggcacccagaagaaGACTGTAGATGTTGTGTAGTCTGCGGGTTCGTgttgggagaggcactccatcaggtatcaGGAATACACTTTTAATGCTCCACTatgtaaaaagaaaaacctcTCCCACATAGAACAATAGCACAAAGGGTAGCAGCCTGGGCTAgaacctctctctcccccattgcACTAGGGTATGTGTGTAGTCTGTAGGGAGTTATTACACAATGGAACAttcaacataagaacagccacactgggtccatctaatccaacattctgttcacacagcagccaaccagctgcctggggAACCCACAAGTAAGTATTCAAATATAGCTCCCCTATCTGCACTCATAGATATAAATATACTCTAACACCGTGGGATTCTACTACCTCATTTTGCCACATGTGTAGACCAAGCCTAACTGGAAGAATTTTCAGAGACAACTTGCTAGACCAGTGAGCAAAACTGATCAAATGTTCCAAATCTCACTGGAATCAATGAGACTTTGGTCTGAGGTACAGAAAACCATTTCACCAAGAGCCCCTTGGCTCCACTGATGATTTGTGTGTTGCCATAAATCTTAGAATTAGGCCGCAAACAAgacagaattccaaataaaatatGGTTGTAATAGGATAAACTCCCATGACTTACATGTTTTACACAAGAttagaaacaaataaatacagtaaagACCTGAACTGAAAACTCCTGTGCTTTGTGCTTTGGTATTATGGCCAGGAAATcaatacacacatatatacacagagCCAGAAAAATAGTATCCCTGAAAGTAGATGTTAATCCAGACACTTGTGTATCATGGCACATTCATAGTTCTTCCTTCCACAAATTCAATTATAGGAAGATAGGCAATTAAGTGACGCAGATCCGAAATATTTCATTTGGCCCAGCAAGACTACACATGTGAAGATTAACCTACACCCCATTCCTTTATAATAAAAGTGATATATTTTTCTTACCATTGTTGTCTGGCTTGCATACTTCCCTGTCCATTGTCTGGCATTTCTGAGGAATGCTTGCTTGTTGTATTTATACTCAGAGGACTAGACATAATAAAAAAGCAAGAGACAATGATAATTATGGCCTCAACCATAACACCATAGTTATGTTTGATGACAGATTTACCAGACAGAATGGAAGACTGTTTAACCATACTAGGTACTTAGGAACAGAAGACTGATCTTTGAAAAAGGCCCTAATGTTTTATACACTTTCCATGCAATATACATTATGTACCCCATCATCCATTTTTAAGTATGGAAGTTTCAAGGTGGAAAATGTTGGCCTAACTGTCAGCAAAGCTAATTGTGTTTGCACATCTACAGATACTTCAGAATGGTCTTTTTTTAACGCATTACTAGAAATTAGAAGGTCTGTACCTAGAAGAAAAGTATTGCAAGAAGGCATTAAGAAACCACAGTGCTATATATTTCTGTGAAGACCACACAAACTTGGAATATAGTTTAACTTCCAAAATCCAATACACATTCCACCAAAATAGAGGAGGAAACTTACAATGTCAGCCATGAGAGGGTCATCAGGGTTGGGTTCATTCATAAGCAGCTGTATGGAAGTCAGCAGAGTGGCAATATTCAGAGATGGCCTCCACGCACCCTTCACAGAGAGAACAGGAGAAGAAAAATTACTGGGGAATGTTAGACACAAGGAGAAGTACACCTTATAGTGTATTACTTTGCAGTCCCAACCTAATATTTTCCCAAAGATTTTCTAGGTTTCATTTCAGTTGATCAGGAGGCAGCTACCAGAACAATTCATATGTACTAACGtgacctgaaacaaaatgttgcagtgtattctCATCTCTTACCAGGAGTGCACCTTTTCAGTTTATAGCAAGCCAGCATACTTCTCTCCAAGGATTGCTATAAGGGTTTAAAGTGCatcacacatctctctctctcacacacacacacataaatattttcctttccaATTCTCACTCAACATTCCATAGCTTCTAAAGATTACTCAGCATGCTTATTTCTCATTGAGCTGTTGGTAAAGAGGGAGGAGGGCTTctacccatttttattttaaaatattttttaaacttctGAAAGCCTCCGGATTCCATTAAGCATGCTAATAACTCCCTTTTATTTCTCAGTGGTCCACTTTTGTTTACAATCCAAATGGCACTCACCATCTGAATTTACTACTATCAAAATATTGATAATCATTATCATCAATTTTGCAAATAAACAACCTGCAAAAATATAGTtctcaaaaacaaaaagcaacctCCTAAAGACAATTAAAACAAGAAGCCCGTAAGAAGTCCAGACCAATTAGCCATACAGCTTCTATCCTGGTCACCTCAGCAAGGCAATAATAACAAGTCACCTCTTTGCACCAATACACATGCCAGGATCCACACTTGCAAAGGAGAACACCTGGGTCAGGTAGCTGTTGCTTCTCTCACTTGTCCCTGTAAGAGCAGCAATCCATTACCTTGGGTGGCAATCTGAGAACATCCAGGCAAATTCTTCCAGCTGAGTCAATGTTGGGATGGTAGATGGGAGTGAGAAAGCGCATCTTTGGGGGTTCAAATGGATATCTATTTCAGAAATAGAAGAACTAAGTGTTCAGAAGTTTAACACCCATAGGTTCcacacattcctgaccattttcaaatatctctccccaccccaaatctacAGGAAACAGACTGATTTTAAATTGTCCACATAGTTGTTAACAGCTGTCCCATTCCTAGTCTGGTCCTCTAAGGATCTGCATTCTAATGTAATCACTTATTATGACCACCATTTATTTCTACTTCAAGGTCACCTTTGCAAAGTACATTTCCCTATTAAAGGATAAAAAAGTACAATTTACCTTTCAGGCACAACTACTTCCAAGTCAAAAACACCTTTCTCATAAGGTGTATTTGCAGAACccaatatttctatttaaaagaaaaacagatatTAAGATGTGTCAACACTGCCCTCTTTAGGTAACTGCTGcagtcacacacaaaaaagcaatCACTTTCACAATAATCATCTTTTCATaagcttttaaaatacattaaaagaaaCCGCACAGGATAGGAGCAAAGACAGAGTCCCCAAAAATCTGATTATTAGTTATTCTTCAGAATCAGTACTTAGGTCTGGAATTCAAAAAATGACTTCGATCAGGATGCATTTGTCTTTTCCAAGCAAGGACCTCCACACTGACATACCATTTATAATTaaatatttactttttatttcAAACAAAACCACTGTTTTGTTGAGTAAGTAAAAGCAAACTCTTGCTTCTAGAAAGCTCTGGACATTTAAAgccccatcctatgcatgtttacactggGGGGGGATACTttgttcaatggaatttatttccaaatacaTGCACATATAATTGCATTCTTAATTTTTAAGTAAGTGATCTTTGCATGTATACAAGACAGCAAACATAAATCTGTTTCTGACCTCAAAACATATAATTCTGCAGTACAAAAGAATATAGATTGCATGACCAAATGATTTGGATTATGGGCCTAGATAGTATAATGACTTTTAGTTGCAAACTAGTACATTTTAGTTGTTAGAGCAAGCATTTTATTTGCATACTTTTTCAGGAAATACATGAATTTCAAAACTGAAAACTTCATCTTAATCCAAAGATTTAAACCAGGTGTATGGGGGAATTTAAATCAACACACTGGTTTGAACAAAAGGTGAAATAGAAACACTGAAAGTAAATGTGTATTCACTCAGTGATGGTAGCCAATCATTTAAAACATTGCTAATAAAGGATACATAATTAAAGTCACTGCAATTGCCACCTAAAGATAAATAAAGATCAAATCCAGACAGATACTTACGGGCTCTGAGTTCATCTATGCGACTTCCATTCTGCCAGCAAGTAATGGCTGGAGGTGGTTCCGTGGTCAACAGATGCAGCTCCCTCTTCAGCCGTGAAGCCCTTTGCATTGCACTGCAAAAGCATGAGGAAAACCTGCCTCATTTAGTTTTATCTCATTCCAGCAACCATAGATCCTTCTTTAATCATGAATTACATACTGGCAGTGCAGTAGCAGCAGAATCTTCAAAACAGTTGTCTAAAGCTTTACAATAGTTTGTACAGATTGTTTAAAATACGGGACAATTTTACTTGAAAATGTTGATGAAGACCAAGTAATAATCACGCTCAGAGATCACTATCAAAACTATTCTGATATATCAGTAACAGCCATATTTCATAGCAAACATGGTTATATGGGCGGTTAAACTTTTGCAAGTTTTACATGACTCTGCAGAGATCAACAAACACTAGGATGGGATTTACAGGCAATGCAAAGCACTATTTCAGAACAGCAgcactttagaatcatagaatagtagagttggaaggggtctataaggccattgagtccaaccccctgctcaatgcaggaatccaccctaaagcatccctgacggatggttgtccagctgcctcttgaatgcctctaatgtgggaaagcccacaacctccctaggtaactggttccattgtcatactgctctaacaggaaatttttcctgatgtccagccagaatctgtcttcctgtaacttgagcgcattattccatgtcctgcactctgggatgactgagaagagatcctggccctagtgggttgctgggttttttttaagagcatttgttttCTAAAAAGTTCTGTGTTGTGGATGCCTGATTTAAGGAATTTTAAGGACTTTTGTGGAGGCAGCAACCTAGGTTTTTTTGTGGCAAGGCTAAAGAAGTTAAGCCCCCTCCTATCTTGGTAGGCATCTAGCTTACTGGTGAGTCATTGTTATCAGTTTTCAAAAACTGACATCAATGGgccatagtccatgaaagcttatgccagccttcctcaacctgctgacCTTCAACTGTTTTGATTTCAACCCCTATTAGCCCTGGCCAGCCTGGTCATagattaggaatgctgggagttgtagcccaaaacatctgttgggtaccaggttaggaaaggatAACATGCCATAATGAATGTGCTCTGATTCATGACACTGGGTCAAATCCAGAagtagagcagacccattgaattcaaagggacAAGTCAGTCATTACTAATTTCAGCCTATTGATTTCAGCGTGTCTAGTCCAAGTAGGgcagcaagtaaataaataaataaaagcagctaCAAATGGCTACAGGGCAGAAAAAAGGTtgaattttgcttgaaaacaaattaaagcagACCAGTGGAGTCCAGGGTGTGAAAGGTGGCCCCCAGTTGCCTACCCCCGCCACAGACTCTTAAAGAGACCTTGAGTAGAAGACACATAGGTGGAAGGGATCGAATTACAGAAAGAGCCTGGACCTGGACCTGCACCCCCTGACCCTTTCTCCCGAAGTTTAACACCAGGTAGGTGGAGCCAGAGGGCTCCCTGTTCTGCTCCCTACCGCCAATTTCTGCAAAAGCGGAAAAGCGAAACTGAAGGAAGGCTTAAGTGCTGGGGTCTGGGGACACCccgcagagcaggggtgggcagaaggcagccctccagatgtttgggacttccaatccccagcattcctgactggcaggggcttctgggaactgaagtcccaaacatctgaaggccaccttctgcccacccctgccctaggggCAGGATTcgctccagtgtgtgtgtgtgtcagttatAATCCCCTACGAAAAGGAAGGGCTGGCTGGCTTCTGGCGCTAGGGAGAAAAACCCAACTATCAGCTGCGCCCTGAACCCaagttatccccccaccccctgccgcgAACACGTCTGAAGGGGTTTTCCTTCTGGGGAAGGAATCTCCCGTCCCGTCCCGAAGGCTTGGAACAGGCAGGATTTCATAAGAAGCCACCGCCATTTACCTCAATTTCCAGGTCACTTGAAATGCTGCTGGATGCCCGACTAGACCGCCACTGTTTCAAAACAGTCAAGACCCGGCATGCATAGCAGGTCGCGGCCTGAATGGGCGCGTGAAGTGTCCTTCAAAACCTGATTGAATGCGAATTGGTTGATGGAGACAAGAGCTCCACCCCTTCAGGAACTCAAATCGGCTGCGCGGCTCCAAAGGGGTCTATAGTCCCGATCGCAGTCTTTACAGACACTTCCGGTGGGAAGTTGAACAGATTATCCTGTCCCGCTATATAGATGTTAATTTCCTTAGCAACATCAATTCACTGATGTTGTCATTGGCCGTTAGGCTTATTTTACATATATTTAAGCTCTAATGGCATCGTCACAGACTATTTTGTTACATCTAAGTGTCATTCaactccacttttttttaaaaaaaaaagcctctatGCGTAATAAATATATCAAAACTCAAATTTTAAATATGTGGGTTTTGCGCTGTAAATTATATACGGATTTCACCATAAGGAGGAAATAAACCACGTTGCATCTATAGAGAATAATGGCCACTAGCAGTTTGCAAACCAATAAAGGGAAGTGGGATTGATGCtaattattgtttgtttgtaagGAAACACTTCGCCCGTCCCTGCCCCCCAGTCCATCTTCAATCAAACACTGATTGTTTAGGTGTGGCTAATAAGAGCATGGGCAGAATCCTTTTCACCAAGGAGAACCaagtgttttaaaagcaaaaaaaaaaaaaaaaccatttaaggGCAAATTGCCTTAATAGATGATCATGTGCAGAGTATCTGCTTGTGGAATTAGTCATTGTTCTGGAAATTATCTGTGTGCGCAGTTTACAgtacaattctatgtatgtctattcagaagtaaatacaattgagttcaatgggatttactcctagataaggagtaaatcccatttatagGATTGCCGCCTATACATATTTATCTGGGATTAAGTTCTATTGTACTGATTGGTACTTGCAAGTCTAGATGCAAAAGAACATGCTGTTCATCTGATACTCAGGGCAGTATGTTCAGTTTACCTGCACATCACAAAGGTAGCACTGATTGCATTGCTATTTCTCACATTACACAAGGAATGCTACAACAAAACCATTCCAGATAGTCCTGGGCAAGTTATCTGTCTCTCACTTTAAATGCACAACAGTACCCACTTCGAGTCTTTGGGATATAAGACTATAAAAGAAATTGAAATAATTATTTTGCTCTTTTCAATCCTTTACTATTTACATAATCAACGCCTGGTCCAATCGATGTATAGTAAGGGGATGCCATTAAAAGCCTTGTGGGAAATAAAACCATTCTTCTAATTTTAGTTTGTAGGCTGTCAACATGTTTTAAAGAGGAATTTCATTATTGGGCAGCAGTTTGATTTATACTAtttgcacaatcctatgcatgtttactcagaagtaaatataaATTCCATTATGTTTTGATGGggctaaatatacataggattacagTATTATTTACACAATTTATCATTCAAATTGACACGTTAAAATAGCCTCCAACCATTTTGAAATTTCACTGGCACCAGGCACTAGTTTCACTGAGGCAATTGACAGACCAAATTGATCAAAACATTGGCCAGGGTCTTTTGAGTTGTGCCCCCTATCCAATACAACCAGCTGCtactgttgcataaattatgccaaatctgAGTACACCAAATTCCAATATCGAAACACTCGCGAAAGATCACAGACAAGGCGTTGGGCACCAAatgtttattctcgagaataaggtgacccTTGCGCTCATGCTGCTAAATCAGAGTCACACCGTGCTGAGgcaggacaatagcttatatacttccatgcagtgatcagaaaggggaattgcagctgaaattaccATGTGCTTTGTGCCTGTAGCCCCTCACCTCACCTcttggtgatgtggctagggggcagtcctaaggacctggctgagtttaactggtcagtgtcattttgcaactgacctatggtgttaaagtgcacttAGGTGATGTTGACTTGAAGTTAGGTGGCGCTGGAGGGCGACATCTGGCCGCAGCCATCAGTATGAAATACCTGCTCTCAGATGTCCTTTGCCCTGCATACCTGCACTTAACCTTTCCGCTATATGGTGAGGTGTGAGCAGCTAGACGGTGAGTGGATTTGATGGGATTAACTCAATTGGTGTCCTTTGGGGCTGACAAGGCTAGGGGGCTGGGAAAGTGTCTACGTGCCACTTGCATGGCTGTAAAtgggggcatctggccactcccccactccctgccttgTGCGCCCCTTTACCTTTTCTAGGTGTATGCGTATCAGGGGAAATGGACACTCTAGTTTTTACGTCACTACCTGAGATCTGACTTTGCAGGCCTTATCCAGACAATTCATTTTTATTCACAATTTTTATTATCTGAAATGTAACAGTACgataaaagaacttgcattcCAAAACATTTGGTCCAGATTTGAGTTTTAAACTCTTTCCTTCCTGAATCCATCaaacctttcccttatataattttatgtaagaacgtaagaagagccatgctggaaaagacctaggctccatctagtccagcactctgttcacacagtggccaaccagctgtcgatcaggaacccataagcaggatatggtgcaacagcaccctcccacccatgttccccagcaactggtgtatataggcttactgtctctgatgctggaggcagcacatagccatcaggagaagtagccattgatagccttctccaggaatttatccaaccccctttaaaaccctctaaactggtggtcatcactccatattgtggtagtgaatcccatagtttaactatgcactgtgcaaagaagtacttcttttttgttgaacctgaatctcccaccaatcaacttcatgggatgaccccagttctaATACATCCCCTCATTAAATCTCCTTCCTCCCGATATAtgcatttgtattatttttaatatattgcaGGTACTGTATTGTTTTAGAATGAATGAGGATTTTCCCCCCCTGAAGTGAGCAAGAGGAAGGAACTGGTCAATGGTTTTTGTTGATTTGATATTGTAAGTTACCTAGAGTTTTATATAAGAACAGGAGAAATAACACATATCTATATCGACTGAATGCAAACTGTATTCTGACAACATTTAGGACTAAAATGGCAGGAGCAATTGCATTCTGCGTTTTCTGTAATTAATGACTTCTTGCTAAAAAAATATGGTTTATGCACAGCTGCTTGAAGTATTAGTAAACTGATCAAgattaattacatttctgaagGATGTGTGTTGAGACTTACTTGAGAAGTACATTCAGGCTGTGGGTTTCCATGCACATGATTGGGTGCTGTAGCACACCACTGGGACCATGAGAAGTACCTAGAGGAAATCCCTGCAACTCAACACAGGAAACAGCTGTGCAGACCAGGCCCATGCTGGTTCCTCTCAACCATACCCAGAGGGGAAACGGTGATCAGCTGAAGCGTTCTATGCTTCTGGACTATGGGAATCAGAAGAGCTACTCGAGATTGCTCTGAACTTTGTAACtagcccccctaccccctcagGACCTTGTCCTTAATAAAAGGACAGAGCCTTCAGCTCTGAATTGGTGCCTTATCGGTGCATTTGGATTTGTAAATCAGTTTACAAAGCTAAATGTGACAAAAATATGATGCCCCATAAAAGATTCTGATAAGCTTCAAGGAAAATGCAATGTACATGCTACTTTGGAGACCAAGGATAGCATCTGATGTTAGTCCtgctttgagtagacccactgaaatgaatggggcttgggTTAATTATGAttaacttaaattccattcatttcagtgggtctactctaggactaacattggatactaccccaagCCTTTGCTTTTTCAAAGTTGTAGAAGACTTTCCAAGGTTAGATAAATCCTGATGTTCAAATCCAAAGACTAGCAAATCATTATATTTGTTATTTCAGTATACACCTCATTACAGACTTGGCTGGTGCCATGCAAAGTCCTGCCCAGCCATTAACCTGGCTCTAACCCCTCTAACTAGGCCAGACTGAACCAATCTAACTGCCACTTACATCACACATATAGTCTTGCCATGGAAAAGGGGTTCTGTTTCTGGAAAGTTGGGATattcaaaaaaaaagaaaagaaaaaaggtgtgtgtAATTCAGCAACCAttgcaggggaaaggggaaaattaATATAATACAAAGAAGTGGAAATTCAGCTATTATGAGTCTGCTaggttcacacagtagccaaga containing:
- the UBE2T gene encoding ubiquitin-conjugating enzyme E2 T, with translation MQRASRLKRELHLLTTEPPPAITCWQNGSRIDELRAQILGSANTPYEKGVFDLEVVVPERYPFEPPKMRFLTPIYHPNIDSAGRICLDVLRLPPKGAWRPSLNIATLLTSIQLLMNEPNPDDPLMADISSEYKYNKQAFLRNARQWTGKYASQTTMTSEISDEENHQNKMNLPKDSNISQKRKGSNISGLSKKSRSETEDLLL